The window GATGGCGCCGGGAGCGTCGGACGGGCGGGTATCAAGCTGCATTCGCACGGCCACCCTGGCCAGAGCCTTGCCGGGCACCTCGGCCCCGTCCAGCGCCACCTCGCCGCGCAACCGCACCGTCGGCGGCGCAGCGGCCGGGTCGTCCCCGGCGCTTCCGTCGGTGGTAGCGGGTGCGACGACGACCCCACTTTTCAACAGACGCCTGCGCAGAGATTCTTCCAGGGCGTCCGTGTCCAAGGTGACAGCCACGGAGCCAGCGGGCGAGAGATCGTGAACCGACACCATGCCCAGAAACGGCGGAGGCATCGGCGGTGGTGCATTGTCGGCGGCGCGACGGTGGCAGCCCGGCGAGCCAACCAAGACAAATAGCAGCGCCAGCGCCGGCAGCGAGCGCCGCTCAGACCGAGCGGACGCGGCGGCGCGAGACGCGCTCGGTGGCGACGCCTTCGGCGGGCGTGCCCAAAGCGACAGCGGTGCGGCGATCGGTGCGCGCGGGTGACAGTGGGATGGTGTCGACATTGGGTCGTCTCAACAGGGCCAGCTCGACCAGCCGGAGAATCACCTCATCGTAGCTGAGCCCGCCGGCCTTCGCTGCTTTCGAGAAGCCACCGGCGATGTCCGACAAATCGCAGTTGGGATTGACGTCGATGATGTACGGCGTCCCGTCCAGCGCCAGCCGAATGTCGAAGCGCGCGTAATCGCGCAGCTCCATGGCCTCGAAGGCGCTGAGCACGATGGCCCGGATGCGCGCCTCGACCTCCGGGGACAGGCCCTGGCACCGAACCGGCTTGGTGCCGCGGTACTCATCGGACGATTCGATCCATTTCCCTTCGAAGGACACGATGTGTGGCCGTCCCGGCGGCATCTCCGAGAAGTCGATCTCGTAGAAGGGAAAGATCTGCGGCGGACCGCTGGGCTGGCTGAACAACGAGACGTAGATCTCGCGGCCGTCGATGTAGCGTTCGACCAGGGCCGGCTGGCGATAGCGCGACAGCACGGTGGCCACCCGCCGCTCGAGCGACAGGCGATCGTGAACCACCGATTCGCTGTAGATGCCCACCGAAGCGTCTTCGCGCGACGGCTTGACGATCAACGGGAACGGCAGGTTCACGCCGCTGACGTCCTCGCTGGCCATGAACATCGCTTCGGGTGTGGGCACGCCGCGCGAGCGCAGCACGTCTTTGGCCTTGTGTTTGTGCAAGGCCAGCGTCAGCGCCAGCGGGCCCGAGCCGGTATAGGCGATCCCTTCGCGATCCAGCAGCAGCGGCAAAAGCGGTTCGAATCGATTGTCGCCGCCGATCGATTCGCACAGATTGAAAACCACGTCGGGATGCAATTCGCGCAGCGTGCTGACCGCTGCCAGTACATCGCCGGTGACGCCCAGTCCCGAGGCGGCGAATCCGTGCCGGCACAAGATCCCGATGATGTTCTCCGCGATGTCCTTGATGTCTTCGCGGGCTTTGTTTTCGGGGTCCGCTTCCGCGCCCTCGAAGTCCCGGTTATAGACAACAACGATGCGCGGGTTCATTTGGTTGTCACGTTGATCCCATTCTAATAATCCCGTCCTGCATTGCAATCGGTTAGAGCGAATTGAAAGTTAAGACGCGCTCTGCGCGACGAACGTTCCTGGTGCCGTCAGGTCATCGCGATCCGCGCGCGCGAAGTCGATTCCGAAGCGACGCGCGAATGACTGCGCAACGTCCTCCGCCAGCGCGTCGACGGCGGGCGCACCGTCGCCCAGCAATTGTTTCATCGATGTCACGCGCGCATCGGGCAACCCGCAAGGAACGATCAAACGAAAGGCATTCAGGTCCGAGGTGACGTTCAAGGCAAAGCCATGGATCGTCACCCGCTGGCGGACATGAACGCCAAAGGCGGCGATCTTCGCTGGCGGTGCCCCGGCCTCGTCGACCCACAGCCCGGGCGCGTCTCGATCCCAGCGGACGGCGATTCCGTGCCCGGCCAGCACGTCCGCCAATCCGTCAGCCATCGCCCGCATGTGACCGACGATGCCGCCGCGCAGCCGGATAATCGGGTAGCCGACCAACTGACCGGGACCGTGGTACGTGACATCGCCGCCGCGCGCCGTGTGGTGGACGGTGATCCCGCGCCCCTGCAATTCCTCCGGCGCGGCCAGCACGTGCGCGGCGTCGGCCGACCGCCCGAGAGTGATGACCGGCTGGTGTTCCAGCAGCAGCAGCGTCTCGGGCCCAAGGCCTGCCACAACCTGCTGCCGCAGACTTTCCTGCAAGGCGGCGGTCGCGCCGTAGGGCACGCGACCCAGCCACGCCCA of the Polyangia bacterium genome contains:
- a CDS encoding D-alanine--D-alanine ligase is translated as MNPRIVVVYNRDFEGAEADPENKAREDIKDIAENIIGILCRHGFAASGLGVTGDVLAAVSTLRELHPDVVFNLCESIGGDNRFEPLLPLLLDREGIAYTGSGPLALTLALHKHKAKDVLRSRGVPTPEAMFMASEDVSGVNLPFPLIVKPSREDASVGIYSESVVHDRLSLERRVATVLSRYRQPALVERYIDGREIYVSLFSQPSGPPQIFPFYEIDFSEMPPGRPHIVSFEGKWIESSDEYRGTKPVRCQGLSPEVEARIRAIVLSAFEAMELRDYARFDIRLALDGTPYIIDVNPNCDLSDIAGGFSKAAKAGGLSYDEVILRLVELALLRRPNVDTIPLSPARTDRRTAVALGTPAEGVATERVSRRRVRSV
- the lipB gene encoding lipoyl(octanoyl) transferase LipB, producing MHPRWAWLGRVPYGATAALQESLRQQVVAGLGPETLLLLEHQPVITLGRSADAAHVLAAPEELQGRGITVHHTARGGDVTYHGPGQLVGYPIIRLRGGIVGHMRAMADGLADVLAGHGIAVRWDRDAPGLWVDEAGAPPAKIAAFGVHVRQRVTIHGFALNVTSDLNAFRLIVPCGLPDARVTSMKQLLGDGAPAVDALAEDVAQSFARRFGIDFARADRDDLTAPGTFVAQSAS